One genomic segment of Chiloscyllium plagiosum isolate BGI_BamShark_2017 chromosome 10, ASM401019v2, whole genome shotgun sequence includes these proteins:
- the dio2 gene encoding type II iodothyronine deiodinase, whose product MGLRSVDLLIKLQILPGFFSSCLFLAVYDSVVLLKQAVSRLSGPAAGDGVPRMLTVEGMQTVWRSFLLDAAKPVRPGGQAPNPRVVRLGERQGEAERLQRVGGLAECRLLDFASPGRPLVVNFGSATUPPFVASLPAFCRTAEEYQAGADFLLVYIDEAHPSDGWAATSPFQLPRHRTLAERCSAASLLLRHFPVPPQCPVVADCMDNESNVAYGVSFERFCIVQDQKIVYLGGKGPFFYSLAGVRAWLEQHRLKQGAKVGSDAPHDLPAPIPAATHSPQLDV is encoded by the coding sequence ATGGGTTTGCGCAGTGTTGACCTCCTCATCAAGCTGCAGATCCTGCCGGGTTTCTTCTCcagctgcctgttcctggccgTGTACGATTCGGTGGTACTGCTGAAGCAGGCAGTGTCCCGCCTGAGCGGTCCAGCAGCTGGAGATGGAGTGCCCCGCATGCTGACGGTGGAGGGGATGCAGACGGTGTGGAGGAGCTTCCTGCTGGATGCCGCCAAGCCGGTGAGGCCGGGGGGCCAGGCCCCCAACCCCCGGGTGGTGAGGCTGGGCGAGCGGCAAGGTGAGGCGGAGCGGCTGCAGAGGGTGGGAGGCCTGGCGGAGTGCCGCCTGCTGGATTTTGCCAGCCCTGGGCGACCCTTGGTGGTCAACTTCGGCTCGGCCACCTGACCCCCCTTCGTGGCCAGCCTGCCAGCTTTCTGCCGCACGGCGGAGGAGTACCAGGCTGGCGCTGACTTCCTGCTGGTCTACATCGATGAAGCTCACCCCTCAGACGGCTGGGCTGCCACCTCGCCCTTCCAGCTGCCCCGTCATCGCACCCTGGCCGAGAGGTGTTCCGCCGCTAGCCTCCTCCTCCGGCACTTCCCGGTGCCCCCCCAGTGCCCGGTGGTAGCCGACTGCATGGACAACGAAAGCAACGTGGCGTACGGCGTCTCCTTCGAGAGGTTCTGCATCGTGCAGGACCAGAAGATTGTGTACTTGGGGGGCAAGGGGCCCTTCTTCTACAGCCTGGCAGGGGTCAGGGCATGGCTTGAGCAACACCGTCTGAAACAGGGGGCAAAGGTTGGCAGCGATGCCCCCCACGACCTCCCGGCTCCCATTCCAGCTGCTACCCACAGCCCTCAACTGGACGTATAA